In Zingiber officinale cultivar Zhangliang chromosome 6A, Zo_v1.1, whole genome shotgun sequence, a single genomic region encodes these proteins:
- the LOC121997843 gene encoding light-mediated development protein DET1-like isoform X4, which yields MFRITNVAARVFKRQIHAPRPGACINFVRQFYENLVPGSTICDIDCPDHSFRKFTDDGQYLVSVSRNMQDIIVFRPKWLSYSFRGENCDHQTLTQKAKKFDSFFTHLYSISLGSSNEFICKEFFLYLENHQFGLFATSTTQTHEGAIHGLPSIDKITFHLVRLNDGVVMDEKSFCNDYVNLVHNTGVFLYENLLCILSLRHQTIHILQVRDSGNLFDVRSIGPFCLEDDELFLNSNSQVTEANSFISGIKQRLLSFIFRKAWNEEPDPSLRVQHLKKKFYYHFQDYLDLIMLKQVQFLDRQHLLLKFGSTDGGVRNSDHHPAFFAVYNMETTEIVAFYQNSSEELYSLFERFYDYFHAGSRESVHANFISSHSNNIHALEQLQSMKSKASGFSQYVKKMLGTLPYTCQSQSPSPYFDLSLFRYDEKLISSTDRHRHSTDHPIKFISRRQPNVPKFKIKTGLDTGGADNRVKRSSFLFHPYWPLVLSIQQTYMQPTVVNIHLRL from the exons ATGTTTAGGATCACCAACGTCGCGGCTAGGGTCTTCAAGCGCCAAATCCACGCTCCTCGTCCTGGTGCCTGT ATTAACTTTGTTAGACAATTTTACGAGAATCTTGTTCCTGGCTCTACTATATGTGATATTGATTGTCCAGATCATTCATTTCGGAAGTTCACAGATGATGGGCAGTACCTTGTTAGTGTCAGCAGGAACATGCAGGATATCATAGTTTTCAGACCTAAATGGTTGTCATATTCATTCAGGGGAGAAAATTGTGATCACCAAACCTTGACTCAGAAAGCGAAGAAGTTCGACAGTTTCTTTACTCATCTGTACAGTATATCACTAGGATCCAGCAATGAATTCATTTGCAAGGAATTCTTTCTTTATCTGGAGAACCATCAGTTTGGCTTATTTGCAACATCAACCACACAAACTCATGAGGGGGCAATTCATGGACTTCCTTCAATAGACAAAATAACTTTTCACCTTGTAAG ACTGAATGATGGAGTGGTGATGGACGAGAAATCTTTTTGCAATGACTATGTCAACTTAGTGCATAACACGGGGGTTTTCTTGTATGAAAATTTGTTGTGTATATTGTCCTTAAGACATCAGACAATACATATCCTCCAAGTTCGTGATTCAGGAAATCTATTTGATGTACGAAGTATTGGCCCATTCTGCCTAGAGGATGATGAACTATTTCTTAACTCTAATTCTCAG GTTACAGAAGCAAATTCTTTCATTTCTGGTATCAAGCAACGTctgctttcctttatttttagaAAAGCATGGAATGAAGAACCAGATCCATCCTTG AGGGTTCAACATCTTAAGAAGAAGTTCTATTATCACTTCCAAGATTATCTTGATCTCATCATGTTGAAG CAGGTTCAATTTTTGGATCGTCAGCATCTTCTTTTGAAGTTTGGCAGTACTGATGGTGGT GTTCGGAATTCTGATCATCATCCAGCATTCTTTGCTGTTTATAACATGGAAACTACTGAGATTGTTGCATTTTATCAG AATTCATCTGAGGAACTATATTCCTTGTTTGAGCGGTTCTATGACTATTTTCATGCGGGCTCGAGAGAGAGTGTGCATGCTAATTTCATTTCTTCACACTCCAATAATATTCATGCTCTTGAACAACTGCAAAGCATGAAAAGCAAAGCAAGCGGCTTCTCACAG TATGTGAAAAAAATGTTGGGCACACTGCCATACACTTGTCAATCACAAAGCCCTTCACCGTATTTTGATCTCTCACTCTTTCGCTATGACGAAAAG TTGATTTCCTCCACAGACCGACATAGGCACTCTACTGATCATCCAATAAAATTTATTTCAAGAAGGCAACCAAATGTCCCAAAATTCAAGATTAAGACAG GACTCGATACCGGTGGTGCGGACAACAGGGTGAAGCGGTCCTCTTTCCTATTCCACCCTTACTGGCCTCTTGTGCTTTCGATCCAGCAGACGTACATGCAACCAACAGTTGTGAACATTCATCTGAGGCTGTGA